ATACCCTACTTTTACTTAAGTTAGACATGAATCCAATCAACTTCCACTTCATCATAATAGGATATTACTAACCCTGCTAATGAAAGGAAAGGAGAATTCATATGGGTTTTGGTTATGGTAATTACGGTGGCTTTGGTGGCTACGGTGCAGGATATGGTGGCTTTGGCAGCGGTGGAGCATTCGCTCTAATAGGTGTTCTATTCATTTTATTAATAATTGTTGGGGCTGCTTTGTTTAGTTAATCCTGAACAAGTAAGGACTATCTTAAATGATGTGTCCTTACTTGTTTTAAGTTTCTCAATTTATTAAGTACTATTAAAGTTTTTTAAAAACTCTTTGTTAGAAACTTTTAGTTTATGATGCCCTGGTATTCTTGATATAGATCCTTTATCTTCCCTCATAAGATATGTTCATACAATATCTAGACTGTTTTAGATAGAATACTTTTGGTACTCTTTTGTACAATTTAAGCAAGTTTGGGCTGATTGTTGTGATTATGCGTCTGGAAGTTATGCATGTCGTCAATAAAATTGAGAGCCAAAAGCACAATATTGAGAAAGTGAATTGGCTAGAATGTGTACATCTAGTTAAATATTTAAACATTTACGTATACATCTCTGCACAATCCCTCAAGAGAGTTGAATTTGTTCCCTTTCATATTGATGCTCTTGATTTATTAACATACTAAATCATATGTTCACAAGTCGCTTCCCATTGTTGCACCGTACTTAGCAAGTGATATGTTGGCATCTATCCCTCTCTCACTAAGGTAAAAACTAAATAAAGGCTGTCAAAGGAAAAGTTCCTCAGAAGCCTTTATGAATAAATATTTTACTATTCTAATGCTTTATTTGAATAGTAGTTATAATTATATTTTGATCGATCCACAGGAGTAAAATTTTCAGGTATATGGAATCGTAATAAATCCCCATTAACTACTTTATC
The window above is part of the Metabacillus sp. B2-18 genome. Proteins encoded here:
- the yjcZ gene encoding sporulation protein YjcZ — protein: MGFGYGNYGGFGGYGAGYGGFGSGGAFALIGVLFILLIIVGAALFS